A window of Zingiber officinale cultivar Zhangliang chromosome 5A, Zo_v1.1, whole genome shotgun sequence contains these coding sequences:
- the LOC121980157 gene encoding zinc finger MYM-type protein 1-like, giving the protein MTLLTISNNDDLPSEIPPKRFKNTETEEVDLDSLEPDPGLRRQIWEYHPNQRDEIRRVYLNLKAYQPILQEYPLNKIIKHPRRFQSTWYEQFPWLEYSPTKDKAYCFPCFIFNKPSGCLNQTTFTVDGFDKWKKVRNGKACAFLGHMGKDNVSSPHRNAEKACEDLMNQTQHISRRFDNFNDEQVATNHLRLKAHIHVVLLLALQGIPFRGHDEKSSSSNRGNFLEFLDVLTMYNDELSKAIAKAPKNAKYTSHDIQKQILHVFSVRVKNTIREEIGVAKYCIIVDEARDESKREQMSIVLRFVDSNGFIQECFFGLVHVSDTAALTLKDAIYSALAHYNLDVQNIRGQGYDGASNMRGEFNGLQALIIKDCKSAYYVHCFAHRLQLALVAAAKNMTPIHQFFDRLTFIVNIVGSSCKRNDELKNAHADDIAYLIAINELETGRGLNQIGTLQRAVDTRWSSHLRSLKGLIKMFSASCTVLLKIMDDGLPSQRADATTVYDEMTSFDFVFILHLMKEIMGITDILCQTLQSKSQDIINAMELVLSTKNLLQQMRDNKWDDLLVKVKSFYSQLQEINGRFSDDAMELLTLSNALNPQNAAESFRVVDICKLVEKFYAQDFTRDEKEQLEMQLKHYEYNVVKGSDYKNLSTISELCQWLVKTNKSVTYNLIFRVIVLVLTLPVSTATSERSFSAMNIVKTRLRSKMEDAFLSDALMVYIEREIAKSVSIEAIIEDFENLKERRIPFS; this is encoded by the exons ATGACTCTATTGACAATATCAAATAATGACGATCTTCCATCTGAAATTCCTCCTAAAAGATTCAAAAATACAGAAACTGAAGAGGTTGATCTTGATTCTTTAGAGCCTGATCCAGGATTGCGTCGACAAATTTGGGAATATCATCCTAATCAACGAGACGAGATTCGTCGAGTTTATTTGAATCTGAAAGCATATCAACCTATTCTTCAAGAATatccattaaataaaattattaagcACCCTCGAAGATTTCAGTCAACTTGGTATGAACAATTTCCTTGGTTGGAGTATTCACCCACTAAAGATAAAGCATATTGCTTTCCATGTTTTATCTTCAACAAGCCTTCAGGATGCTTAAATCAAACTACATTTACTGTTGATGGATTTGATAAGTGGAAGAAAGTTCGAAATGGAAAAGCTTGTGCTTTCCTAGGCCATATGGGAAAGGATAATGTATCTTCACCCCATCGTAATGCTGAAAAGGCATGTGAGGATTTGATGAACCAAACACAACATATATCAAGgagatttgataattttaatgatgaacaaGTTGCAACTAATCATCTTCGATTGAAGGCTCACATACACGTGGTGTTATTACTTGCACTTCAAGGAATTCCGTTTAGAGGTCATGATGAGAAATCTAGTTCATCTAATCGTGgcaattttcttgaatttttggaTGTGCTGACCATGTACAATGATGAACTTTCAAAGGCAATTGCGAAAGCTCCAAAAAATGCCAAATATACAAGTCACGATATTCAGAAACAAATACTTCATGTGTTTTCGGTGAGAGTGAAAAATACAATTCGTGAAGAAATTGGAGTTGCCAAGTATTGCATAATTGTTGATGAAGCCCGAGATGAGTCAAAAAGAGAGCAAATGTCTATAGTATTGAGGTTTGTGGATAGTAATGGATTCATTCAAGAATGTTTTTTTGGCCTTGTTCATGTATCTGATACTGCGGCTTTAACTTTAAAGGATGCTATATATTCTGCTTTGGCTCACTACAATTTGGATGTTcaaaatattagaggtcaaggGTATGATGGTGCTAGTAATATGAGGGGCGAGTTTAATGGATTGCAAGCTTTGATTATAAAAGATTGTAAAAGTGCTTATTATGTTCATTGCTTTGCTCATCGGTTACAATTGGCTTTGGTTGCAGCAGCAAAAAATATGACACCTATTCATCAATTTTTTGATAGATTAACTTTTATAGTTAATATTGTTGGTTCTTCATGTAAGCGTAATGATGAATTGAAGAATGCTCATGCAGATGACATTGCATATTTGATTGCTATTAATGAACTCGAGACAGGGCGTGGACTTAATCAGATAGGTACTTTACAACGAGCTGTTGATACACGCTGGAGTTCTCATTTGAGATCATTGAAAGGCCTAATTAAGATGTTTAGTGCATCGTGTACGGTATTGCTCAAGATTATGGATGATGGGCTTCCTTCTCAACGAGCAGATGCAACAACTGTTTATGATGAAATGACTTCCTTTGATTTTGTATTCATCTTGCATCTTATGAAAGAGATTATGGGGATCACAGATATTCTTTGTCAGACTTTACAAAGTAAGTCTCAGGATATTATAAATGCAATGGAGCTTGTATTATCTACTAAGAATTTACTTCAACAGATGAGGGATAACAAGTGGGATGATTTGCTTGTAAAAGTGAAATCCTTTT ATTCACAGTTGCAAGAAATTAATGGTCGCTTTAGTGATGATGCTATGGAATTGCTCACTCTTAGTAATGCCCTAAATCCTCAAAATGCAGCGGAGTCTTTCAGAGTTGTGGATATATGTAAATTAGTTGAAAAGTTTTATGCTCAGGATTTTACCAGAGATGAAAAAGAACAATTGGAGATGCAATTGAAGCATTACGAGTATAACGTAGTCAAAGGGTCTGACTACAAAAATCTTTCAACCATTTCAGAATTATGTCAATGGTTGGTAAAGACTAACAAGTCTGTTACATACAACCTCATTTTTAGAGTGATCGTACTTGTGCTTACTCTTCCGGTTTCTACGGCTACTTCAGAACGATCATTTTCTGCGATGAATATTGTGAAAACAAGGCTTCGAAGCAAAATGGAGGATGCTTTTCTCTCAGATGCATTAATGGTATATATTGAGAGAGAAATAGCTAAAAGTGTGAGCATAGAAGCTATCATTGAAGATTTCGAAAATTTAAAAGAACGTCGAATTCCTTTTAGTTAG